The Vitis vinifera cultivar Pinot Noir 40024 chromosome 8, ASM3070453v1 genome segment AGTGAGGTCCAcattgaagagaaaaaaaatgacattattGTGAATTGGAGAGTTGTACAAGCCACTCTATTAAtggttgaaaagaaaaaattaatctaGCTTGTGGGCATTGGTAACTTGAAAGAACATGTATGCTTTTGAGAATTTAGTTACTTCTAGTGTGGAATGTGATTTTGCTCTTATTTTTTAGGTTCATATTCACTAGGGGGATAATAGAAACAATACATAGGAGCGTATGTCCAACCCATGTGatattattatatcatattcatgtccccacccatatgcatagtttctcttaaaaataattttttgcatACATTTGGGTCAATATTGGCTTCAACCATTCATGTAGCAGCCATTGAAGTTGGGTTCATCGCCACTGCTCAAATTTGAATTCATCATCAGAATTTCAAATCTCACTATATAAATATAGCATTGAATTGGTATTTTTCAGGTCTCATATACATGCATAGAAGGTTCTTTTAGGTTACGAAAAGTTAATCTTTGATCAAATTCTATACaatttaatcttaaaataaagCAGTATGGTTCCACGATTTCGATCAAGATTTCGTCATCGAAAATATTCCTTCCTTCCTGCTTGGGCTCTAGACGATGTTCATGAAGGGTAGACTAGGTCATTTTCTCACCTAAAACTTATTCAAATTGTTTCTTCTGCAGTACTATGACACCAAGCCCCCCTTACAAAATGCCATTACAGTGGGTTGTGTTGAAAGCAGCCTTTTCCTGCCTTTAATTTACATTAAAGAATCTGCTGGTACACTGCAGCTAAAGCTAAAGACACATAGTTTAGTTAATTGAATTCTTcaaatctaaatttttatatGCTTTCCGGCATATGGTTTATTCATCCAttcatttttgtgttttttgtcaTTTGGCATATGGTATATCCTTTcatgaattgaaattttttgcAATGAATGTGAATATGGATGGGTCATACATGACACATGAAGTTCCATACCTAAATTTATATGAGGAACGTAGCTTATTTAAGTTGGTTGGTGTATTGGTGGGTGGCACAAAAGCATAAAggaacattttattttaatctttggCATAGGACCAGCATGTCTCTCTGCAATCATGAAAGTGGTTGTGTCCAACCGCAACCGAACCTAATCTCAAAATCACTACTTCCCAATGCTTCATTATTCATAGCCTCATGGTATATAAACTGATATTTACTCACCCATCACAGGGCAATTCAGtaattctaaattatcaaattatgtggaaaaaaataaaataaaattggtgaTGCTCTCCATGTTCTACACTTTACTTGATTTTCACTTTTGCCTTTTTCGGTTTTTAACTGCGTTCAAGCCAAAGGTGTAGCTCACATGAACCCTGCAGCGCCGCAATTCTAGAAGGGGGGCAGCCAATGGATTGACATAAACTTGGTGCGATAATAAACTATAGgaaagataaagaagaaaaagagaatccATCAAGGACGTGGATATCAGAAATCTTATCCTATGCCTAATAATTTGCctagaaattatataaataaaaattaataatattcagCCAATAATAAGAGATTTTGAAGCAAAATTATACTTGGGGATGGTAAAACTTTGACACAGTGCCACCGTGTTGACTTTGCCTAACCTCATGTTTAGACATCACAAATGTCAACCCCATGAATTTTTCCAATTTGCatttatgaaaaatcaaatcttcattagttttacttttttttatttatttatttttttgtcatagCTAAAGGCAAGAGGTGGAAATTTTAAGAGTTAATATAAGAACGCACGTCAacttcatcaaaataaaaattattccaacaaataatGGCTACAGTCATCTTGATTTGGCCATCTATCTGTATATGAGTATTGAAATAGAGATGTGGGTTAACATCAGACCAAGTCCACATCAACCCTGCTATTGGTCATGCGTTACAGCTCATTTGTATTATCTATACACAAAAGAATCTGTGTATGGCGTGCGACAGCCGGCCTAAGGCTGCACAGAAAGGAGGCGTCTTGGTTTGGTATGGCGAATTTGTTGCCCACCACCAATCACCGTCTTCGGCACCCATGAACATTTCATCCTCTTTATTCCACCATTGCGTGCTTTTATTGAATTTTCCAATCAGAATCATGATTCAAACATGCCATATTTTCGCTGACCCAAATTTGACCACATAGTGCCACGTCCACTAAGATGAAATTCACTTGACCAAAGTTTACTTATTACTAATCTCTCTTAAACCATATTCTGTACTTATTGCGGTTATTTAGTTATTTGGGAGAGGATAATTATGCCCTTAAGATTATTCCAAAAGTTCATCACGGGCAAAGTTCATATTCTAAACACCATAAAGGTGGGGCTGACCatgtttgtttgattgtttATTTAGCaacttttggaaaagaaaacaggaaaaagtaaaagagaaaataaaaaagtgagaTTGCAACAATTTTTAGTTGAGAGTTGTACTAGTGTAAGAACAAGTCCACCAAACTCATAACTAATATTTGTAATCTGCACAATATTTGACCATAAGTTTATTGATCCACAGTTCAGCGACTAATCTTATAAGTTTAACTATTCTTAACCATTGAAAccattaaatcatttttctaaaagaaaataacatttatcTGCGTTAACTATTGTGAATAAGTTATACTTTTCAATTTCAAAGGTTTATTTGTCAATTGTGTCGTGTCGTATTTGTCAACTGTGTTATGTTGTGCTTGCCAACCATGTCATATCATGTTTGTTCATTATGTCACGTTTTATTCGCCAAAAATTACCATTGACGATTTAGAAAACTTGATGCACAATCTAAAAAATGTAGTTGCTATTGGTACATTTATTGGCTAGTGGAATAGTTGAAAAGTTGATGTAATGGAATGATGGGTGTATTTTGGAAAGAGAAATGAAGGGAATAATTGGGTATGTttgctaaaatttaatttctagaaGAATTTTTTGGTTATGAAATATTATTCTGCATATACTAGTATAATAAAATGGGGTTTTGGAAGGAAACAAAGTTGATTTAGAGGACCCAATAAACAAATTTGCAGTTGAATTGAACTGCTCAATTTTAGGCATTGAAGGAAAACAGGACCTCAATTCTTACCCAGTAAAAGGCCAGCCAAATAGAAAAACCAACTCTTATTCCAGAATCCAAATACAAGCAAATCCAGTCAAAACCAACCGTCCTAGCTGccgttttattttattaatcttctcttctaagaaaatataaaaggaaaaggagCACCAATTTGGTAGTAGCTGTTCCGCAATCATTCAATTCTTTCTTCAGCTTCAATCAAAAGAATTCACAAGTTCGCATTGGCTTCTAAGAATTTCATTCACTCATTTTCTGATTGTTTCTCGTCAATCTATGGCGATATCTCCACAAAACTTTCCCAGAAAACGGCGTCCATCCGCCGGATCGTTCATTTCTCCTACCTTATCCGATCGCAGATTGGTTCAATCTCTGCTTCTGGTCTCTCAAGAGATTTCGTCTCTGGCGCCGCTTCAGTTTCTTCTCAAGCGCAATTCCGTTTCAATTATTCGCAAATCTAATCTCCTCGCCTTCCTGTTCGAAGAGCTTCTGCGCAATCCGGTGTCCTGTTTCGCTCCTACGGCTATCCTCTGCTTTGAAGAAATGTATATAGTCTTGCAAAGGATGAAAACATTGATCGAGGATTGTTCCAACGGAAGCAGGACATGGCTTCTCATGCAGAACGAATCGGTTTCCAACGGTTTTCATGAACTCACTCTGGATTTATCGACCTTGTTGGATATTATTCCGGTGAAAGGCCTGGATTTGGTCGAAGATATTGAAGAACTGGTCCTTTTAATCAGAAAACAGTGTTCGGAAACCGCTGCTTATGTAGATCCCACAGATGAAACTCTCAGACGAGATTTACTGAAAATGCTCGATCAGATCAAGAGGGAGATTGTTCCCGATCATAAAAAATTAGCCGAGATATTTGAGAAATTAGATTTACAAGACTCCGCAAGTTGCAGTGATGAGATTAAAAGCCTTGAAGAAGAGTTTCAGAATCAAAGGGATGACAAAAGCAAATCTGAAGTCACAGCATTGATCGGCCTGGTCCGTTACGCCAAGTGCGTTCTCTTCGGAGCATCCACGCCCAAGTCCCACGGTCGGCGGCAAAAATCCATGACGGACACAATTATACCGGCCGACTTCCGGTGTCCGATCACTCTCGACCTGATGCGGGACCCAGTAGTCGTGGCAACGGGACAGACGTATGATCGGACATCGATCAATCGCTGGATCGAATCTGGACACAACATGTGTCCCAAGACAGGTCAGATCCTAGCCCACACAAACCTAATCCAAAACCGCGCTCTCAGGAACCTCATCATACTATGGTGCCGGGAGCAAGAAATTCCATTCCAAACAACGGAAGTCAACGACAAAGTTAAAGCCGCCACGCAAAACAAAACGCTTTTCGGCGCCACGAAGATGACCGTGTTATTTCTCATCAACAAGTTAACCGATTCAGAGTCGGTGGAGGCCACGAATCGCGTGGTTCACGAGCTTCGCGTACTCGCCAAGACAGATTCGGAGAGCCGAGCCTGCATTGCCGAAGCAGGAGCTATACCTTTGCTGGTGAGGTTCTTGGGTTCTGACAACCCAAGCCTCCAGGTCAACGCCGTCACAACGCTCCTCAACCTTTCCATCCTGGAAGCCAACAAGACCAGGATAATGGAAATAGATGGAGCTCTGAACGGCGTCATCGAGGTGCTGAGATCAGGTGCCACGTGGGAGGCGAAGGGCAACGCGGCAGCCACCATATTTAGCCTAGCTGGAGTGCAGTCGTATAGGAAGAGATTGGGGAAGAAGACGCGCGTCATAAAGGGGTTGATGGATTTGGCTAAAGGGGGACCCGCGTCTTCGAGAAGAGATGCATTGGTGGCAATTTTAAGTTTGGCGGGTGAAAGAGATACAGTTGGGAGGTTAATCGAAGGAGGAGTGGTGGAGATGGTCATTGAAGTAATGGCAGCATCACCGGAGGAGGCTGAGGAGGCTGTGACTGTACTGGAGGTGGTGGTGCGGAGAGGTGGATTAGTGGCAGTTGCTGCAGCTTACCATGCAATCAAGAAACTGAGTGTGGTGTTGAGGAGCGGATCGGACAGAGCAAGAGAGAGTGCCGCGGCCACGCTTGTTAATATTTGTAGAAAAGGAGGGTCGGAGACGGTGGCAGCGCTTGCGGCAATGCCAGGAATAGAGAGAGTGATATGGGAGTTGATGGGAACTGGAACTGAGAGATGTAGAAGGAAAGCAGCGTCGTTGTTGAGAATGCTCCGGAGATGGGCAGCTGGGTTGGATGAGGATGTACCCACTACCACTGGCCACTCCACCACTGTAACCACTACCTCCAGGCCAGTACTGCACAGCTGAAATGTGTTGTTTCaatatttgtttcatttaatttgtaaattgaCATTCTTCTGggtaaaatgatttattttctgtttcgcaaatcaattaatcaattttgTGCTTTTAATTTGTGTATCATTTGAACTTAGATGACAATAATTCAATCAACTTTTCTCATTTCTTataacttcaaaaaaatttgttcATTTGAGTTGTGAGCCTGGACATCTTAAATTTGAGATGAATTGAAGCCCATCAAAGATTTGTGTTGCAGGAAGGTGTCAACTTTCATCCACACATCCAGCTATCATACCCCCTGCTCTATAATGCCTTCAATACTTTTAGAATCTTTTGttggattttgaaaaatcaaaaccGTGACATTAGGCTAAGGCTGAAATGCGTTATTTCACTATCTAAATTTATCTGTCTTTCAGGGGACAGGGTTATTAATTCTTTTCAATTGCGTGATCAAATTAGTTAGAAAATTGAAGGTTACCCCTCATCCACGAATGAGATAATATTCAAGTCTTCTTATGAGTTTCAGGCTGATACCAAGTGTTCCGTCCTTTAATCTTATATGCTATTCAAGTTGGCCTAATTCTTGGAAATTCTCTGAGAAGTTATCAACTTActaatatatcatataatagAAATGAAATCCTAGAATACACATATATAATTAGAATCGATACCTGAAGATATATTTATCCTTTCCTATTTGATCGTATCAACCAAATATTACCATATGCTATATTTATTATTTGGTTCAAAAAAAGTGTTTGGAAAATAtcttagaaagaaaaaaccattaaaaatgagttttttatttgatttgtcataaaaaaaattaaatataattaaaattttatatattttgaaattatttaatttaatataaaaaggaaaaaagaagtgaaatgattttcaagcaacacacaaaaatagtttattaattttaaatatatttttgttttattttattttttctttctttatattttctatttttttaaacacattTTACTTAGAATTTTCAACAACAAAATATAGGACTAATCTTGCCCATTTTTAAATCCCATATAAatatgtggaccccgcatttcgtctcatgcgttttccactcaatggcgaactcgatttttatttgaaaatgatttttatttattaaaaagaaataacttgaagtcgccacttatttttgttttatttttaaaatggtaaacaaaataagaaagaaaactctaagcgtgactccttattttggaaaaggcggtctatgaaaaaccggatggggctcgggggtcaagttactcatcgggaaggtacggtgaaaaccgtagcacccctctaagtccctaaagtcgaggctctactaataaaataaagctgacgtgacaatcaataggaaaaatcaatggatactcaaatcgatcatgcaaatatgagaatcaaaacatgcatagacaATGACCAGAATGGGAGTGGATGCATACCTGGGCCACGAATGAGtaatgcgctatcataaaaatgagGTCAATGTATAATAAAGAGCACAAAATATATCACGTGTATCactaaatagaaattaaaactgttcgagggaaaactagatttttgaaattcatttgaaaattggagtcttagagattatttgaaaattggatttttaggaattaaatgtaagaatgagaattttagaaaattaaatttgaaagaaatcagaattgaaaattatttgagaagtagaaattatgaaaattgaattataaaaattggaaatcttggaaatcattcAAAGAcggaatttttggaaataaatgaataaaatgataataataataataataataaatgagtaACTCAATAAATGCGagaattgaaatattggaaactgaaaattaagttccaagataggaaaattggaatttcagagaactaaatttggaaatcgaaaatttgtagaattatttaaagacgaaatttttaaataaatgaataagtgaataaataaacgaatggaataataataatgattggataaataattgcgaaagttagaattttggaaattggaaattgaacttagggattagaaatttaaagaattatttaaagatgaaattttaaataaactaacGAAGGATAAATAACTGTgataattagaattttagaaattggaaattgaatttagagattggaaatttgaagtaTTATTTAGAGATGTGattttaaatacataaatatgtaaataagtaaatgaatggaataataataataacgaaaataatcattaaacaaatgaatgtgaatggtggaatttttgagattagaaattagatttggaagttagatttttgaagaattgtttaaagacatagttttttttttaaaataaataaataaatggaataataataataataacgaaaataacgcttaaacgaatgaacgtgaatagcgaaatttttgagattgagaattaaatttggaaaacggaattttgaaaaattgaactttaatgattggaatttttaaaagaaataaaaaaataaaaaaatgaaataatgataataataacgaaaataatatttaaacgaatgaacgtgaatagtggaattttttagattgaaaattaaatttggaagtcaaatttttaaataattgaactttaatgattggaatttttaaaagaaagaaagaaataaatatggaataataataataataataacgaaaataatatttaaacgaatgaacgtgaataatggaatttttgagattgaaaattaaatttggaagtcagatttttgaagaattaaactttaatgattggaattttttaaataaataaataaataaatatggaataataataatagtaataatggcaaaaataatatttaaacgaataaatgtgaatagtagaatttttttagattgaaaattaaatttgaaagtcagatttttgaagaattgaactttaataattgaaaattttaaagaaataaataaataaatatagaataataataataataataaaaataatatttaaacaaatgaatgtgaatagtggaatttttttgagattgaaaattaaatttggaaaacggaattttgaaaaaattatttgaaagtgggattttttaaaaataaataaataaaatgataataataatacatataatagcaataatgataataaataaataattgtgaaagtTGGAGTTTTgtaaaattgggaattaaatttggaattttggaaataggaaattaaatttggaaataaaactttttaaaaatattgtttaaggatggaattttgaaaataaatgaataaatagaataataataataataattaaataaataaatgtgaaaattcgaattttggaaattagaaattaaatttggaaatcggaatttggaagagttaattaaagatggaattttaaaaataaataaataaggtaatagtaataacaaaaataatgatgattaaataaatatatgtggagattggaattttggaaatcgaaaattaaatttgaaaatcgaaaatttgaagaattatttaaagatagaaattaaaattaaaattgaaaataattaaagtttgggaagtcaaagtttttattaaaaaaattaaacttaaaaattggagttttgaaaaattaaataaaaaattagggtttcgacaatttatttgaaaatgaaagtttggaa includes the following:
- the LOC100256780 gene encoding U-box domain-containing protein 16 is translated as MAISPQNFPRKRRPSAGSFISPTLSDRRLVQSLLLVSQEISSLAPLQFLLKRNSVSIIRKSNLLAFLFEELLRNPVSCFAPTAILCFEEMYIVLQRMKTLIEDCSNGSRTWLLMQNESVSNGFHELTLDLSTLLDIIPVKGLDLVEDIEELVLLIRKQCSETAAYVDPTDETLRRDLLKMLDQIKREIVPDHKKLAEIFEKLDLQDSASCSDEIKSLEEEFQNQRDDKSKSEVTALIGLVRYAKCVLFGASTPKSHGRRQKSMTDTIIPADFRCPITLDLMRDPVVVATGQTYDRTSINRWIESGHNMCPKTGQILAHTNLIQNRALRNLIILWCREQEIPFQTTEVNDKVKAATQNKTLFGATKMTVLFLINKLTDSESVEATNRVVHELRVLAKTDSESRACIAEAGAIPLLVRFLGSDNPSLQVNAVTTLLNLSILEANKTRIMEIDGALNGVIEVLRSGATWEAKGNAAATIFSLAGVQSYRKRLGKKTRVIKGLMDLAKGGPASSRRDALVAILSLAGERDTVGRLIEGGVVEMVIEVMAASPEEAEEAVTVLEVVVRRGGLVAVAAAYHAIKKLSVVLRSGSDRARESAAATLVNICRKGGSETVAALAAMPGIERVIWELMGTGTERCRRKAASLLRMLRRWAAGLDEDVPTTTGHSTTVTTTSRPVLHS